ttgtaaaacgCACATGAAGATCTGATTAACCAGGTGTGCAAATATGTGATTTAATATTTGTTACTGATGTGCACTGATGGAGTTTTAACAGAAGATTGCTTGCCAAATCAAGTCTTGATTGTTTTAACCTGCATCTGCTGATTGGTATAACCATGTTACTTGagattcagaaaagaaaaaaagggcttTATTTAggaatgcataatatatattgGTACCATATCAGTTATGAGTTGTTAGACATTATGAAAGTATATCAATATTGGGCGATATTGGATTTTTCTTGTGCAGGCTCATTTCAAAATCCCACttttttatgttcacattttACCATCCATCTCTCAAAACTAATCTTAAAATCATTGCAAATCTCAAAGTAATATCTAGTTTTcatatacattataatgttgtgatgcctatttgctatttcacattgttgcatttaaaacaattaactttagcttttttattttttatttatttagacaaattagtataaatcatgaaaataattatatcatctgcatcaaattttaatttctgttcaGAGTTACTACATGATTTGACATGGgggactttttttaaaaaaagtacaaaaatagcAAGGAAAAAAATCTATACACAATAAATGGCATGGTGCAAAAGTGCATTTGCTTTCAGTGAATTCTAATAATCATGTAcaattcacaaataatttttaaacatcaaCTCTGACATCAAAGTCTAAATTCGtgctttaaaatgactttttaataaGCACCATGACATGGGGACTGACAGCAACCAAATGTTGCATACAGAACAGCTGTACCCGTGGTCTGTAGGATTACAATAACATCAGTATTTGGAAACACTGTCCATTACCAGTCTGCACTCAACCAGTGAAATGGCTTGAGTTTATGTTCAGGAGTGTTAGTAGTAGTGCACTCTTCCAATAGTGCCTGTTCCTGTTCCCAGAATATCTGGCTGTCCGTTTCTCCAGATTTCCCTGATGATCCTCTCCCTTTCCTCCAATCGCTGTGCCCGCTCCAGCTCCTCAGCTGAGGTGAACACGTTCCTGCTCAGAGTCCCGTCTGGGGTGATGAGGTGGTTGCTCATGGGGATCTCTGTGGTGCTGTGCTGAATAGATGACTCCAGGCCTACtgcatcttcctcctcctcatcatcgctctcctcatcttcctcctcctcctcctcactatAGTCTTTCAGATGTTTTTTCTCTGGCATGGGGGACGCCGTAGTGGTCCGAGGCTTGCAGGAAATCCGGATGACCAAGAGGCAGAGAGTGAGCACCAGGCCAAAACAGACACCGATGACAAAGTAAAGGCCGAAACTCTCTGGATTGGCTGAACAGACGGGGAAATGAGTCTGGTTTATTCACTGGAACATATTTGTATTCTATTAACCTGAGCTGCATGTTAAACATGGGAAAAGCACAGACCTTTAATGTGAGCATAAGCAGCAATAGTGTTGCTCAAGAAATCCATCTCCTTCCTTTTCACATTCATCCTGGCTTTGTCCTGTGTTTCTAAACctagaggataaaaaaaaatgtttttgaaaataatgtttataaatgtgagTGGTACTTGTTTCCAGCACATGCTACAGTGTGGCTGCTAATGTGTTCTGGGAGTTTCTGGGTGAAATTagcattaaatatgtatattataagaTTACAGTAAGTtttcaaataaagaataaattctaaattctaaaattacaaaaaaaaaaaaaaaaaatcaatcagttagcatttttttttgttgttctaaa
The Cyprinus carpio isolate SPL01 chromosome A16, ASM1834038v1, whole genome shotgun sequence genome window above contains:
- the LOC122148021 gene encoding protein eva-1 homolog B-like is translated as MNVKRKEMDFLSNTIAAYAHIKANPESFGLYFVIGVCFGLVLTLCLLVIRISCKPRTTTASPMPEKKHLKDYSEEEEEEDEESDDEEEEDAVGLESSIQHSTTEIPMSNHLITPDGTLSRNVFTSAEELERAQRLEERERIIREIWRNGQPDILGTGTGTIGRVHYY